In a single window of the Terrirubrum flagellatum genome:
- a CDS encoding PLP-dependent cysteine synthase family protein, translating into MPAQRPWSTARKSGTGLSQKPCLEFYYGAKGSGISTMATQKTKLPLGFAMLGSVLDLIGRTPLLALDRIHAGPGRIVAKAEFLQPGGSVKDRAAKAIVLAARQDGRLKPGMPVVEMTSGNMGAGLAVVCAALGHPFIATMSAGNSSARARMMEGLGAKVVLVPQVDGAPGQVTGADVAAAAGEAERIAHDEGGFYVDQFNAAEGIAAHEAGTGPEILEQFGRSIDGWVAAVGTGCTFMGVARALKAANPATLCAAVEPEGSEPLAGKKIEKSRHIVQGIGYGLIPPHWDARLSDLSLAVTDAEVAHWRRQLAILEGLYVGYSAAANVCAASKLLTSGRLSESATVATILCDTGLKY; encoded by the coding sequence GGAGCACGGCGCGAAAAAGTGGAACGGGTCTTTCGCAAAAGCCATGCCTTGAATTCTATTATGGCGCCAAGGGTTCGGGTATTTCTACGATGGCGACACAAAAAACAAAACTTCCGCTGGGTTTTGCAATGCTTGGTTCAGTGCTCGATCTCATAGGCCGCACCCCGCTTTTGGCGCTGGACCGCATTCATGCAGGGCCCGGGCGGATCGTGGCCAAAGCGGAGTTTCTGCAACCGGGCGGAAGCGTGAAGGACCGTGCGGCCAAAGCCATCGTTCTGGCCGCACGGCAGGACGGTCGCCTTAAACCGGGTATGCCGGTTGTCGAGATGACCAGCGGCAACATGGGCGCGGGTCTTGCCGTAGTTTGTGCGGCGTTGGGCCATCCTTTCATTGCAACAATGTCGGCAGGCAACAGCTCGGCCCGCGCCCGGATGATGGAAGGTCTTGGGGCGAAGGTGGTTCTGGTTCCGCAAGTGGACGGCGCGCCAGGACAGGTGACCGGGGCAGACGTCGCCGCCGCTGCTGGAGAAGCGGAGCGGATCGCCCACGACGAAGGCGGATTTTATGTCGATCAGTTCAATGCAGCCGAAGGCATTGCAGCCCATGAAGCCGGGACCGGCCCGGAAATCCTTGAGCAATTCGGCCGTTCGATAGATGGCTGGGTTGCGGCGGTTGGCACAGGCTGCACCTTCATGGGTGTCGCGCGGGCGCTGAAGGCCGCCAATCCCGCGACGCTTTGCGCGGCGGTGGAACCCGAAGGGAGCGAGCCGTTGGCCGGCAAGAAGATCGAAAAGAGCCGGCATATCGTACAGGGTATCGGATATGGCCTCATCCCGCCGCACTGGGATGCGCGGCTGTCGGACCTCAGTCTGGCGGTCACGGATGCAGAAGTCGCGCACTGGCGCCGCCAGCTCGCAATTCTGGAGGGGCTTTATGTCGGGTATTCTGCAGCGGCCAATGTTTGCGCAGCGTCGAAATTGTTAACGTCAGGCAGGTTGAGCGAGAGCGCCACGGTCGCAACCATCCTGTGCGATACAGGGCTTAAATATTGA
- a CDS encoding AEC family transporter, whose amino-acid sequence MSELTPLLNLILPYFSIIALGFLIGKWKALPESGLVWMNFFIIYVALPPLFFRLLADKPLEQLANWRFVSMTMLATYCTFAISFAYGVWQTKGNLPEAIMQGVAGAYANVGYMGPPLVLEALGQGASGAVALVFVTDVLLLFAMIPLLMALAGAGDRGFFATIGSVIRNILTHPFNIAAAAGVAASWFQLQIPVWLDKTTAWLSSASAPGALFVLGVTVALRAKAGFPREAPALVFIKLVIHPLMVWLLLSVFGDFDPLWVYAAVLMAALPPALTSFVFATQYKVGLDRASACIMLGTACSLLTLTGLLWLIRTGRMPADLFPM is encoded by the coding sequence ATGAGCGAACTGACGCCGCTGCTCAATCTGATCCTGCCCTATTTCAGCATCATCGCACTGGGGTTTCTGATCGGGAAGTGGAAGGCGTTGCCGGAAAGCGGCCTCGTCTGGATGAATTTCTTCATCATCTATGTGGCGCTGCCGCCGCTCTTTTTCCGCCTTCTCGCCGACAAGCCGCTCGAACAGCTCGCCAACTGGCGCTTCGTCTCGATGACGATGCTCGCGACCTACTGCACCTTCGCGATCTCTTTCGCTTACGGGGTGTGGCAGACGAAAGGCAATCTGCCGGAAGCGATCATGCAGGGCGTCGCCGGCGCCTATGCCAATGTCGGCTATATGGGCCCGCCTTTGGTGCTCGAAGCGCTGGGGCAGGGCGCGAGCGGCGCCGTTGCGCTCGTCTTCGTCACCGACGTGCTGTTGCTCTTCGCCATGATCCCGCTGCTGATGGCGCTGGCCGGCGCCGGAGATCGCGGATTTTTCGCGACCATCGGCTCGGTGATCCGCAACATCCTCACGCATCCTTTCAACATCGCGGCGGCGGCGGGAGTCGCCGCAAGCTGGTTCCAGCTTCAGATCCCGGTCTGGCTCGACAAGACGACGGCGTGGCTGAGCAGCGCGTCGGCGCCTGGCGCGCTGTTCGTGCTTGGCGTCACCGTCGCCTTGCGCGCCAAGGCCGGATTTCCGCGCGAGGCGCCGGCGCTGGTGTTCATCAAGCTCGTGATCCATCCGCTGATGGTGTGGCTGCTGCTTTCGGTCTTCGGCGATTTCGATCCGCTCTGGGTCTATGCCGCCGTGCTCATGGCGGCGCTGCCGCCGGCGCTGACGAGCTTCGTCTTTGCGACGCAATACAAGGTCGGGCTTGATCGCGCCTCAGCCTGCATCATGCTCGGCACCGCCTGTTCGCTGCTGACGCTGACGGGCCTGCTGTGGCTGATCAGGACGGGGCGCATGCCGGCCGATCTCTTTCCGATGTGA
- a CDS encoding CaiB/BaiF CoA-transferase family protein, with translation MQPLSGIRVLDFTTLLPGPLATLMLAEAGAEVIKIERAEGEDMRRFSPVVGGQSAPFAALNGGKQSVSADLKNADDIARLKVLIAEVDIVIEQFRPGVIERLGLGYDDARKLNPRLIYCSISGFGQTGPRSGEAGHDINYQALGGLLSLSPGTPDAPNVSPALTCDIAGGALPAVINILLALRQRDVTGEGCRLDIAMTDAAFTFAVLALSGAHGSKRNPGAHEAMLAGGDPRYQLYATSDDRFLAVGALEAKFWQTFCDAIALPAELRDFARHPEKTRDAIAAIIRAQASDHWRRAIEPLDCCATVVRTLDEALADPHFRARGLFDYEASLGGGAVMQTVLPVAPQFRRPASERRKVEKMKKLSVIRDTVNI, from the coding sequence ATGCAGCCCTTGAGCGGAATCCGCGTTCTCGATTTCACCACGCTGCTGCCGGGACCGCTGGCGACGCTGATGCTCGCCGAAGCGGGCGCCGAGGTGATCAAGATCGAGCGCGCGGAAGGCGAGGACATGCGGCGCTTCTCGCCCGTCGTCGGCGGTCAGTCCGCGCCTTTCGCGGCGCTCAATGGCGGCAAGCAGAGCGTCAGCGCCGATCTCAAGAATGCCGATGACATCGCGCGACTGAAAGTGTTGATCGCCGAGGTCGACATTGTCATCGAGCAATTCAGGCCCGGCGTGATAGAGCGCCTGGGTCTCGGCTATGACGATGCGCGCAAGCTCAATCCGCGGCTGATCTATTGCTCGATCTCGGGCTTCGGTCAGACGGGACCGCGCAGCGGCGAAGCCGGCCACGACATCAATTATCAGGCGCTGGGCGGGCTTCTCTCGCTGTCGCCGGGCACGCCTGACGCGCCGAATGTTTCGCCGGCGCTGACTTGCGACATCGCCGGCGGCGCGCTGCCCGCCGTGATCAACATTCTGCTGGCGCTGCGCCAGCGCGACGTGACGGGAGAGGGATGTCGCCTCGATATCGCCATGACCGATGCGGCTTTCACGTTCGCGGTGTTGGCCCTGTCGGGCGCGCATGGGTCGAAACGAAATCCCGGCGCTCATGAAGCGATGCTCGCCGGCGGCGATCCGCGCTACCAGCTTTACGCTACATCGGACGATCGCTTTCTCGCCGTCGGCGCGCTCGAAGCGAAATTCTGGCAAACCTTCTGCGACGCGATCGCGCTGCCGGCGGAGCTGCGAGATTTCGCGCGCCACCCTGAGAAGACGCGCGACGCCATCGCCGCGATCATCCGCGCGCAAGCATCCGATCATTGGCGTCGTGCGATCGAGCCGCTCGACTGCTGCGCGACGGTCGTGAGGACGCTCGACGAGGCGCTGGCCGATCCGCATTTCCGCGCGCGCGGGCTTTTTGATTATGAGGCTTCGCTCGGCGGCGGCGCTGTGATGCAGACGGTTTTGCCGGTCGCGCCGCAATTCAGGCGGCCTGCGAGCGAAAGACGCAAGGTCGAAAAGATGAAAAAGCTCTCGGTGATACGCGACACCGTCAATATTTAA